TTCAATTTTTGTCTATAAGCATCAATACCGGTAAAGACCATTAGAACCGCAAAGACCGTGATGACAATCGGAACCATTAACGCAATGCTCAACTTGTTTTCAGTCAGCCTCTTCATTCTTATCCCCTTAATGAGCAATCCCGTTTTCAACCAGAATTCTATCTATTTCGCCATTATCTTTGAGTTTTTGGAGTGCTGCATTAAATTTTTCCAGAAATTCCTCGGAATCCGGGTAGTCCCTGGATACCAGCATATGATAATCATGGGTTGAGGCTACATTAGGAAGTATCATAAAAGCATCTGTATCATCCGGGAACAATCTGGCAATGGTCAAATCAGCCACTAACTCATCTTCAATAATAAAGTCAATCCGACCGGAGTAAAGCATCTTAAACAGAGCCTCGGTATCGTTTGCCCATTCCACCGCCAAACCTTCTTTTTCAACATCTTCTTTTGTTCCATACCAGTAACCGTTGGCCCCGCCAAAAGTATAGCCTGAAAAATCACCGAGTTGAGTAAAATTCATCCCTTGCTGAGCAAGATCCTGATTAGCTTTTAGAATATAAAAACGGTGTCGGCAAGTGACCACCCCATCTGAAAAAAGAAAAGCTTCTTTTCGTCTTTCATTTGCAATATAGGGAAAAGTTGCAAAGGCCTGACCATTTTCAACCATCTCCAGTCCTCTCTCCCAGGGATAAAAGGCAACTTCATATTCAAGATCCGCCTCCTCCAGAACTTCTTCAATGATCCTTGTAAAAAAACCATTCCCCACCAGTTCCTCCGAGGTATAGGGCTTATACTCACTAGTTAGAATAAGCAGTTTATTCGATGAAAGACTTTCTATTTCAGTTAATTCATCCGTCTTATTTGTATCATCTTCAAAAAGTGTCTGACTTTCACACCCCGTCATTAATATAAGCACCATTATCAATAGAAATAAAACTGGCGTTATTATGTTTTTTTTACTAATCATCTAAACACCTCTTTTCAATCAGCTCCCCTTTTTTATACCCGATTTGCAAAGAACATAAACGACTTTATAACATAGCATCCTCAGATCCACACGAGGATACAAAAAGAATACTGCAGGGTGATGCATTAATCGTTTGAGACATATAATCTCTTTCAAAGGGCATGCCTATTATATTAAAATCTGCATCCACCGTCTTTACATGATAAACAAAAGAACCTGTATATACACAGATTTTAGTATTGACTGGAAGTCTGGTATTATCGATGAAGGCCGCCATTTCCGCATAAACTGAATTCCTGTCATCTTCTGGTCCGATCACTCGACAAAGATTAATTTCAGCGGCAAAATTACGGCTCAGCTGCAAGGCTGTTAAAACAATCAAGTCATTATTAGGACTTTTATCCCGTAACCAGATATTAATTTTTTTCTCGATGCCAAAGCCCTGTTTGGGATGTAACCACAGACAAAAATAAGAAAGGTTAAGTACCTCTATAGATGCCATGATACGGTAAAGTCTTTGGCGTTTTTCAAGCTCATCAGAAATTGTAAAAAACACAATATTTGGCGGCAAATAGGAGGATTGCAGACTTTGAAGAACAGGTCGAAGCGTCGTATCAAAGTCGGACTCTGAGATTAAAGTCTTCTGAACAAAAATATTTTTATCCGGCAATAAGCTGATCGCCTGATCTATTTCATCAATCTGCTCAGGTTCAAAGGCAGTTGCTTCGGTCGTCGAAATATAATAAACACGGCCTGCCGGGTAGGTAAGGCTCAAAATAATTCTGCTCACTCGCTTAAAGTTTGCAGGATTTTCAATTGGCACCGCAATCGCCGGTTTCCAGATCCGTGGATGGTCAGGAATTGCTGCCGACTTTTGTGCCGCCCATTCGGCAATTGCTACAAAAATCCCTCCTCGAACATCTCCTGAAGGGGATGAAAAATTATGCCGCTTTAGAATAACGTAAAGTGTAACTATAATAATAAATGAAATAATGGTAAAAATAGGATTGATCAGAAACATCACCGCAATACAACCAATCGATCCCGTTAACGGAATAATAATTGGTATCTTCATCGTTGGCCGATAGCTAATCACACCGGTAAATTCTTCAACAAAAACAACCATATTAATCATCACATAGGTGGTCAGAAAAAACATCGTTAAGAGTTCTGCCAGACTGTCCAGATTCCCAAAGATGATTACCAGGGCTGATAATCCTGACGAAAGCAAAATCGCATTAAAGGGTTCTCCTCTTTTATTAGGCTTTGCCAGAAAAGGACTAAAAGGTACAACTCGATTTTCTGCCAGTGCTGCCAGGGTACGTGGTGCACTCACAAGAGTGGAAAGAGCTGAGGATAAAACCGCCCCCATCACCCCGGCAACAATCAGAGCCTGTACTTTAGACAATTTAAATATGATTGACGGATCATTGAGCAGCATAGTCTGGCTCGCCTGATGGGCAAACCAATAGGCTACAAAAAGATAAACCGCCAAACCAGTAATAACTGCTGCAAGCGTTCCTTTAATGATACTCTTTCGGGGATCCTTCAAATCTCCTGACATCGTCGCACCGGTCAGAATACCTGTAACAGCCGGGAAAAAAATGGCAAATGTTGTCCAAAAATCAGCATCCGCAAAAGATCCGTTCATCACAATTCTACCTGAACTTAAATTCGGTCCCAGTATAAAAGAGATCAGTGATAAAAATACGGCCGCCAGCACAATGTACTGAATTCGAAAAGCCAGTTTGGCACTCAGCAGAGAAATCCCAGTTAACATCGCCCAGGTAATTACCCCAACCAGTATCTGCGAATGATCTGGAAAAAAAGACACCCATAATTCACTAAAACCGGTTATATAAAAAGCCGTTGAGATAGTCTGGGAAAAATATAAGGGTATGCCGATTGCCCCGCCCATTTCATGCCCCAGCGACCTGGTTATAATTGCATAGGCACCACCGGCACCAATTTTTATATTGGTCAGCATTGACGCCATTGACAGAGAAGTCGTCAGAGTGATGACATGAGCCAGCAGAATAATGATCACAGCGCCTAAAAGACCGGCATTTCCTACAACCCAACCCATTCGCAGGTAGAGAATAACGCCTAGAATCGTCAATAATGTGGGAGTATAAACTCCTTCAAAAGTTCTTAAGCCAGCTTTTTCTTCGGTTGTTTCTTTTTTATTAAACAAAAGACACGCTCCTTCTAAATCTTTGTTCAAAACTCGCTTTAGTCTTTTGGAATTTGCTTCAAGTCTATGCAAGTTTTTTGTTCAAATTTGTCTGGTGCTTTAAAATGATATCAGGCGGTACCCATGCCCGGATTAAGCCATGAATACCGCCCTGTATCCAGCGTTTTAATTATTTATACCCCGAATTGTTAAGTCTGTCAAGAATAAGATAGTAAAAGCTAATCCTGTAAAAAAATAAGAAGCAAAATAATCTACACGTTCCGGTATTCAGGGCTAAAAATAATATGAATACCCAGGAACAGTCTGAATTATTATTCCAGGTACAAACTTTTTTCCGTACTGTCGCAGGAACATATACTTCTCGTACAACTTTATATACAACTCTAATTTAGATCGGTTGCAATTTAATTACAAACGTTTACAGGTTATCTATGGACTATTCTAAACAATATGCTATACTATAATTGAATCAAGGATCAAGTAAATTATTTCCAAAGATTTCGATCATAGAAATCAAACCAAATCTTTAGCCAGTAAGATTCAAATTATAGGTTATAAAGATCTTACTAATCATCTCTGAAACCAAAAAATTAAAAGAAAACTTCATTGAAAACAAGCCGAGTAGCATTCGCATAGTTAAAGATGAAAACAGATGATTAAAAGCAAAAGTAATGAGCTGGAACAAACACCAGATCGATCCGAAAAAGACAGAAAAATGAAAAGAACTTTAAACGATCAAAAATAATCGATAAAGCTAAATAAAAAAAAGAATTGCAAATCGGGAGGGACTCGAAAAAAAATTCAGCCAAATCGAAAAATATATTCGATCAGTTAAAGAAAAAAGATTAAAAGCTGCTCAATAAAGTAAGATAAACTTGAAGGTAAGGTTTGAAAAAGAAATAATTGCAGGTTTTTGATATCAAATAATAGGAGGTCAACCATGATAGGTGTGATCCAAAACTAAAACCGGTTCTGCAAAATATGTGGAATCGGTTTTAGTACTTTTTGCTAGTGATTCCGGCACTTGAATACAAAAGCTGGCGGAAGATTGAAAAAAACCCTATCCAAATCAATTTGAGTAAAATATGTACTAATATAGGACTTTTTCAACAGGGTATACTGAAAGGTAATGAATTTTCCATCATTTTTTAAAATCTTCCTGGTTTTTTGAAGAATCAGATCCGAAGCCGTTTTGGGGAGGCTGGCAAAGGGCAAGCCTGATACCACGTAATCAGCCTGTTGAATTTTTAACTCGTGTAAATATTTTTCCACATTTTCAGCAGAGCCGTTTATTAAAATCAGATTATCAATTTCTTTATATCTTTTCAGTAATTCTTTATAAAATGACCGGTTCTGTTCAATTACCAGCAGAATCGTTTCCGGCCTTTTATTTTTAATCAGTTTTTCGGTAAAAACACCAGTTCCCGGTCCGTATTCAATAATACATTTCGCACTACTAAAATTTATATCCTTAATCATCTCAGCAGCCAACATTTTTGAGCTGGGAGCTACTGCCCCGATTTTCCGGGGAGATTTAAGTCCTTCAATTAAAAATCTTATATGCTTAAACATATATACTCCTTATTACTACAATATAGGCTTTAAAGATAAAATTGAGGAGATACTGTGTTTATATTTCCACACTATCCCCTCATCTGTTTGCTTTTCTAAATATCATATATCTGATGCAGGTAACCATCTAACCGCAAATCAGCTGCATTAATACCTACATAATAAAGCGTATCTTTAGCCCTGATAATTTCTTCGGCTGGCGGTGCAATCATCATTTTTCCGGCTCTGCTGATTCCCACCAGAGTTACCCCGATTTCCTTGTTAAGGTTCAGATCAGCAATGCTTTTTTCCGGCAGTTCAGTTTCGTAGTCAAGAAAATACTCATAGATCATAATCTGCTCACTGTTTTTAAAACGGCTGGTATAATCAATAATATTATTCATCGCGTCATTCATTCTCTGCTCAATTTCATCCCGTTGCCTCATTAAAAGCATGATCTCCTTTTTGAAATCATTGACGCTGAATTTGACTTTATAGCGTTCAATAAATTCTTCAGCATAAGCCTTTGAGGCGATATAAGATCCGCTACCGTGGGCAACCTTGATAATTCCCACTTCTTCAAGAAGCCATAGGGCCTTGCGGATCGTCTCCGGTGATACATTGTATTCACTGGCTAAGGTCGTTCGACCACTGATTTTTTGCCCAACTTTCAAGTTATCCCGAGCAATTCTGCCTGCCACATCCACTGCTACCTGCATATAGATCGGTGTCTCTTTTCTTGCTGCCACCCGACCACCTCCAAAATTCTATTGCTTACGCTTCCTCCTGTAAAATTCTAATGCGTTAAAGCTGCCACGACTTCTTCAGTACTCACGACACCCCTAAGCCGTTTCTTTTTATCAATCACGGCAATATCATAGGCACTTTCGTCAAGTTTACTGAAGGCTTCGTAAACAAAGGCATTACTCTCAATTGTTTCAAGTTCTTCAATAATAAACTGCTGAATTGTCTTGTCTCCCTGTTCTGCCAGGGTTTGGGTTTCAACATATCCCAGCAGAACCTTAGTCTGATCGTCAACGACATAGCAAAAATCTCGATTATTTTCCTCGAGCCTTTTTAAAACATCTTGAGCTTTTTCTGCTGGCTTAGCCAATACAATCGGTTTGCGCATAATGGATTTTACTCTTAATATACGGGACTTGTCAACATCTTCTGTGAAAGATCTGACGTAATCAT
This genomic interval from Eubacteriaceae bacterium ES3 contains the following:
- a CDS encoding transporter substrate-binding domain-containing protein; this translates as MISKKNIITPVLFLLIMVLILMTGCESQTLFEDDTNKTDELTEIESLSSNKLLILTSEYKPYTSEELVGNGFFTRIIEEVLEEADLEYEVAFYPWERGLEMVENGQAFATFPYIANERRKEAFLFSDGVVTCRHRFYILKANQDLAQQGMNFTQLGDFSGYTFGGANGYWYGTKEDVEKEGLAVEWANDTEALFKMLYSGRIDFIIEDELVADLTIARLFPDDTDAFMILPNVASTHDYHMLVSRDYPDSEEFLEKFNAALQKLKDNGEIDRILVENGIAH
- a CDS encoding amino acid permease, with amino-acid sequence MFNKKETTEEKAGLRTFEGVYTPTLLTILGVILYLRMGWVVGNAGLLGAVIIILLAHVITLTTSLSMASMLTNIKIGAGGAYAIITRSLGHEMGGAIGIPLYFSQTISTAFYITGFSELWVSFFPDHSQILVGVITWAMLTGISLLSAKLAFRIQYIVLAAVFLSLISFILGPNLSSGRIVMNGSFADADFWTTFAIFFPAVTGILTGATMSGDLKDPRKSIIKGTLAAVITGLAVYLFVAYWFAHQASQTMLLNDPSIIFKLSKVQALIVAGVMGAVLSSALSTLVSAPRTLAALAENRVVPFSPFLAKPNKRGEPFNAILLSSGLSALVIIFGNLDSLAELLTMFFLTTYVMINMVVFVEEFTGVISYRPTMKIPIIIPLTGSIGCIAVMFLINPIFTIISFIIIVTLYVILKRHNFSSPSGDVRGGIFVAIAEWAAQKSAAIPDHPRIWKPAIAVPIENPANFKRVSRIILSLTYPAGRVYYISTTEATAFEPEQIDEIDQAISLLPDKNIFVQKTLISESDFDTTLRPVLQSLQSSYLPPNIVFFTISDELEKRQRLYRIMASIEVLNLSYFCLWLHPKQGFGIEKKINIWLRDKSPNNDLIVLTALQLSRNFAAEINLCRVIGPEDDRNSVYAEMAAFIDNTRLPVNTKICVYTGSFVYHVKTVDADFNIIGMPFERDYMSQTINASPCSILFVSSCGSEDAML
- a CDS encoding rRNA adenine N-6-methyltransferase family protein; amino-acid sequence: MFKHIRFLIEGLKSPRKIGAVAPSSKMLAAEMIKDINFSSAKCIIEYGPGTGVFTEKLIKNKRPETILLVIEQNRSFYKELLKRYKEIDNLILINGSAENVEKYLHELKIQQADYVVSGLPFASLPKTASDLILQKTRKILKNDGKFITFQYTLLKKSYISTYFTQIDLDRVFFNLPPAFVFKCRNH
- a CDS encoding GntR family transcriptional regulator, which gives rise to MAARKETPIYMQVAVDVAGRIARDNLKVGQKISGRTTLASEYNVSPETIRKALWLLEEVGIIKVAHGSGSYIASKAYAEEFIERYKVKFSVNDFKKEIMLLMRQRDEIEQRMNDAMNNIIDYTSRFKNSEQIMIYEYFLDYETELPEKSIADLNLNKEIGVTLVGISRAGKMMIAPPAEEIIRAKDTLYYVGINAADLRLDGYLHQIYDI